Proteins encoded within one genomic window of Triticum aestivum cultivar Chinese Spring chromosome 2D, IWGSC CS RefSeq v2.1, whole genome shotgun sequence:
- the LOC123048293 gene encoding uncharacterized protein: MRYAAERSPAGVQKPNTGRFNVLVHVGGAIYVVYKHIYMGGGDRALLPSSITILAVGVAKYVERVLALWQGNLGNIRSSSKKKKKKKRQRRRYTDGSGSASGTVLDNEQALMVAHDMFPFCQRAMTDSSVNMDSSDLEATKVMFSFGWESMCKVVEMELSLMYDILYTKAAMVHTWVGYSIRLGSPVATFTALVLFLLYSKDGQRRALMHGRSAAAAHAKAIKALSEYLMFLVAVRRHMLPGLVLRSLYEVTFDALQDIGRKQAVSSRSTTTGREREGKLARTLRDKMDADGEWGLDHDKTRLVSDGANIAMALLEADESEMPEVLELVFNVWVDKLLYAGTRCSRESHARQLSRGGELTTVVWILAQHVGPFQIGQCVPDDKKRDLPPPCPLPVPKAMEEPYPPPFMMYLPPSTAPWLPSPQYVEPPKKEEPCPPPFMYPPPSTAPWPPLPESPLPPPPPPMERRRRYATLYPVD; this comes from the exons ATGAGATACGCGGCTGAAAGATCGCCCGCCGGCGTCCAGAAGCCCAACACAGGGAG GTTCAATGTGTTGGTGCATGTCGGCGGGGCCATCTATGTCGTGTACAAGCACATATACATGGGCGGCGGTGACAGGGCCTTGCttccatcatccatcaccattctcGCCGTCGGTGTTGCCAAGTATGTGGAGAGGGTACTGGCGCTTTGGCAAGGCAACCTGGGCAACATCCGGAGctcaagcaagaagaagaagaagaagaagaggcaacGAAGGAGATACACCGATGGCTCGGGCTCCGCAAGCGGAACGGTGCTGGACAATGAGCAAGCCCTGATGGTTGCCCACGACATGTTCCCGTTCTGCCAGCGTGCAATGACCGATTCTTCTGTCAACATGGATTCATCTGACCTTGAAGCAACCAAAGTCATGTTCTCTTTTGGGTGGGAGAGTATGTGCAAGGTGGTGGAGATGGAGCTTTCTCTCATGTACGACATCCTCTACACCAAGGCAGCCATGGTCCACACCTGGGTCGGCTACTCGATCCGGCTTGGTTCACCGGTCGCCACCTTCACGGCGCTGGTTCTGTTTCTGCTGTACAGCAAAGACGGCCAGAGGAGAGCACTGATGCATGGCAGGAGCGCGGCTGCGGCACATGCCAAGGCCATCAAGGCGCTGTCCGAGTACCTGATGTTCCTCGTCGCCGTGCGCCGGCACATGCTACCGGGCCTTGTTCTTCGCAGCCTGTATGAAGTGACCTTCGATGCTTTGCAGGACATTGGGCGCAAACAGGCCGTCAGCAGCCGTTCGACGACGACCggcagggagagggaggggaaGCTTGCAAGGACTCTGCGTGACAAGATGGATGCAGATGGCGAGTGGGGTTTGGATCATGATAAAACCCGTCTCGTCTCCGACGGAGCAAATATTGCCATGGCGCTGCTAGAGGCCGATGAGTCGGAGATGCCGGAGGTGCTGGAGCTCGTCTTCAACGTGTGGGTGGACAAGCTGTTGTACGCGGGCACCCGATGCAGCCGGGAATCCCATGCCAGGCAGCTCAGCCGAGGGGGTGAGCTCACGACCGTCGTCTGGATTTTGGCACAACATGTTGGCCCGTTTCAGATCGGCCAATGCGTTCCAGATGATAAGAAACGAGATCTTCCTCCACCGTGCCCGCTTCCGGTACCCAAGGCCATGGAGGAACCTTATCCGCCACCGTTCATGATGTATCTTCCGCCGTCGACCGCACCGTGGCTACCGTCGCCGCAATACGTCGAACCACCCAAAAAGGAGGAACCTTGTCCGCCGCCGTTCATGTATCCTCCACCGTCGACTGCACCGTGGCCACCACTGCCGGAgagtccgctgccgccaccaccgccacccatGGAGAGGCGTAGACGGTATGCTACGCTGTATCCAGTGGACTGA
- the LOC123048295 gene encoding cytosolic sulfotransferase 5-like codes for MAQPAAPAPPMSTPESATATESSPEDALSEESLNDFISSLPSREGWPQPLIQYKGYWFKPRMLEGVLRTRRAFLPRADDVVLATQPKCGTTWLKALAFTIANRSCHGLGATDHPLLTRHAQHLVPFIEIPGATGGDDHINLGALPSTRLLATHMPMSLLPPETRSLGCRVVYLCRDPKDTLVSRLHFENKLAARGGGAGLSMDDAFGLFCEGFSPYGPFWDHCLEYWKESLARPDTVLFLKYEEIKLDPARVVRRLASFLGVPLTEDEEGSGVAEEVARMCSFETLTGLEVNQVGGVSHGNRVHVDNSVFYRKGEVGDWANHMNREMGVKLDRIVEEKLQGSGLVF; via the coding sequence ATGGCCCAACCGGCAGCACCAGCTCCACCGATGAGTACACCAGAGAGCGCCACCGCCACCGAGAGCTCACCGGAAGACGCCCTATCCGAAGAGAGCCTCAACGACTTCATATCCTCGCTCCCGTCAAGGGAGGGGTGGCCGCAGCCGCTCATCCAGTACAAGGGCTACTGGTTCAAGCCGAGGATGCTGGAGGGGGTCCTGCGCACCAGACGGGCCTTCCTGCCCCGCGCAGACGACGTCGTCCTCGCCACGCAGCCCAAGTGCGGCACCACCTGGCTTAAGGCCCTTGCCTTCACCATCGCCAACCGGTCCTGCCACGGCCTCGGCGCCACCGACCACCCGCTCCTCACCCGCCACGCACAGCACCTCGTGCCATTCATCGAAATCCCTGGTGCTACCGGAGGGGACGATCACATTAACCTCGGCGCGCTCCCGTCCACAAGGCTCCTCGCCACGCACATGCCCATGTCGCTGCTCCCGCCGGAGACACGGTCGCTGGGTTGCCGGGTCGTGTACCTGTGCCGGGACCCCAAGGACACGCTCGTCTCCAGGCTGCACTTCGAGAACaagctggcggcgcggggcggcggagccgGCCTGTCAATGGACGACGCCTTCGGCTTGTTCTGCGAGGGGTTCTCGCCCTACGGCCCCTTCTGGGACCACTGCCTCGAGTACTGGAAGGAGAGCTTGGCGAGACCGGACACCGTCCTCTTCCTCAAGTACGAggagatcaagctggacccggcgcGGGTCGTGAGGAGGCTCGCGAGCTTCCTCGGCGTCCCGCTGACCGAGGACGAGGAGGGCTCCGGCGTCGCGGAGGAGGTGGCGAGGATGTGCAGCTTCGAGACGCTCACCGGCCTAGAGGTGAACCAGGTCGGCGGCGTCAGCCACGGGAATAGAGTTCACGTTGATAACTCCGTGTTCTATAGGAAGGGCGAGGTAGGGGACTGGGCGAACCACATGAACCGCGAGATGGGGGTGAAGCTCGATCGCATCGTCGAGGAGAAGCTCCAGGGCTCCGGGCTTGTGTTTTGA